A window of Saccharomyces paradoxus chromosome XIII, complete sequence genomic DNA:
ACACCCGCACACCATATTGTGTATGGGCGTGTCATGCCCTTTTTTCACGTTTTTAAGTTGCGTCTCAATATAGTCTCCGAGGAAGTGGtctaaatttttcagaataaTATAGACATTAAAGGTATACGTCTTTGGATATATGTTAATTCAGGTAGGGTAGAACTAACATAGCTGAAACCAAGAAAACACAGATCATAACTAACCGTTCAAGATGTTGATGCCaaagcaagaaagaaacaaaattcACCAATACTTGTTTCAAGGTATGTTTACTTTTTGAGTGAAATAGGCAGTGGTATGCTCCGAAATGAATAACGAAGttgataaataaaaaagtaaCCAGATTTGAACTCAAAGAATATTAAGAATGGCAGACGAATCTTTTAAAGAGGATCTCTTTTATACTTTGAGGCAAGTACGGCGGTGCATGAatctaaaagaaaaaagcaacTTGAGCAGAACTCCACTATACACTTGACAACCTCTAAAGGGTTTGAACTTCTGGGCCTGTAAAATTGAGAGTGTCAAATTATGTTGAAAGCAATTAGATGCTTTACTTCGCAATATTCGGATATTTCCATAATATCGTAAAGGAACCACAAGCACATATAAAACCATGGTATCataagaaatattattactaaCAAGGAAGATCATTGAATTACGATCGTATTTTAAAATAGAAGGTGTTGTTGTCGCTAAGAAGGATTTCAACCAAGCTAAGCACGAAGAAATTGATACCAAGAACTTGTATGTCATCAAGGCTTTGCAATCCTTGACTTCTAAGGGTTATGTTAAGACTCAGTTCTCATGGCAATACTATTACTACACCTTGACTGAAGAAGGTGTTGAATACTTGAGAGAATACTTGAACTTGCCTGAACACATTGTCCCAGGTACCTACATCCAAGAAAGAAACCCATCCCAAAGACCTCAAAGAAGATACTAAATGCGTTGTTACGTTTAAGTAAACTATTTTCTATTAAATATTAGActattctttattttgttctCTCTCGTAATATATGTGGTTTTATGCATCAAATAagttttcatcattttctttcctctCACAGTGTATAATTGTAAGATAATTACAATGTAACCAACTTTTCAGGACTTGCTGGGATGCAGACATATTTGTGCATGCTGTTCAACATTGTTGTATACTTTAGATTATTATGCATTTGTTTCTGTATGTGGTGTACGGATTGAGTACTACTATATTAATTGTCAACGATTCCATATGTTAACGAAGGTTCTTGCCAAGAACACATCTTACATAAAACTTACAGTCAGACATTCCCAAAATCATACCGTTTCATCTATTGAGCACACATAATTATGTCCCTGAGTTCCTGGAGGCAATTCCAGCTTTTTGAGAATATCCCCATAAGAGATCCTAATTTTGGGGGCGATTCCCTATTATACTCGGACCCAACACTTTGTGCAGCTGCAATAGTGGATTCTCAAACTTTAATCATAGCTGTGAATTCAAACATTATCAAAGTAGTCAAACTAAACCAGTCGCAAGTAATACACGAATTTCAATCTTTTCCTCATGACTTTCAAATCACTTTCCTCAAAGTCATTAACGGTGAATTTCTAGTAGCGCTGGCAGAATCCATTGGTAAACCTTCCTTAATAAGAGTATATAAACTAGAGAAATTGCCAAACAGAGAACAAGTATACCATTCCCAAGTTGAGTTGAAAAACGGTAACAATACTTACCCTATCTCAGTTGTCTCCATATCAAATGACCTTTCGTGTATTGTGGTTGGATTTATCAATGGGAAAATCATCCTTATTAGAGGTGACATTTCAAGAGATAGAGGATCCCAACAAAGGATTATATATGAAGATCCGAGTAAAGAACCCATAACAGCGTTATTCCTTAATAATGACGCAACGGCTTGTTTTGCCGCTACGACTTCAAGAATCCTTTTATTTAACACAACCGGTAGAAATAGAGGCCATCCAAGTTTGGTTTTGAATCCCAAAAACGGACTAGACCTGAACTGCGGAGCTTTTAATCTAGCAACAAACGaatttatatgttgtttAAGCAACTTTATtgagtttttcaattctagTGGAAAAAAGCATCAATTCGCGTTTGATCTCTCGCTGAGgaagagaatattttgtGTAGACAAAGACCATATTTTAGTTGTCACTGAGGAAACAGGTGCGCCAACCACATCCATAAGTGTTAATGAACTGTCACCCACAATAATAAACCGAATATTTATCATTGATgctaaaaataaaatcatttctttaaattttgttGTCTCCAGTGCAATCATCGACATTTTTTCCACCTCTCAAAACGGTAAAAATATCACTTATCTGTTGACTTCTGAAGGAGTAATGCATAGGATAACGACGAAATCTTTAGAAAATCAGATTAGCATCATCATCCAGAAGGAACTATATCCATTTGCTTTACAATTAGCGAAACAACATTCATTACCATCCCTGGATGTTCAAGAAATTCACAAAAAATATGGTGATTATCTCTTCAAAAAGGGTCTGAAGAAGGAGGCAACAGACCAGTATATACAGTGTTTGGACGTTGTGGAAACTAGTGAAatcatttcaaaatttgggGTCAAGGAAGTTCCTGATCCAGAGAGTATGAGAAACTTGGCCGATTACCTATGGTCTTTGGTCAAGAATTCTATTTCTCAACGCGATCACATTACCCTATTGTTAATTGTtttaataaaattgaaggatGTTGAAGGAATTAATAGTTTTATCCAGCATTTTGATAGGAATGGCATATGGAATGAAGATATTGTGATGGATGATATGGACGAtgtgtcatttttttatacagataacgatttttttgatttggatTTAATCTTAGAGCTTATGAAAGAGTCTGATTTTAAGCGTCTTTCATACAGGCTTGCGAAGAAGTATTCAAAGGATTCGCTAACTATAGTggatattttattgaatctGTTGCATAACCCTATAAAAGCCATAAAATACATAAAAAGTTTACCAATTGATGAAACCCTAAGATGCCTTGTGACGTATTCGAAAAAATTACTAGAAGAATCACCCAATGAAACTAATGCTTTACTGATCGAAGTGTTTACAGGGAAGTTCAAACCATCCACTTTTGAAGTAGAACTGGACCGTAGAGATACCACAGGCGATTTTTCCGAAAATATTAAAACTGTATTTTACAGTTACAAAACATTCTTCAACTACATGAACTCGAACGTCAAATCAGACGCAATGAGTGAGTCTTCAGAGGCGTCCCACGAACATGAAGAGCCTACTTACCATCCGCCAAAGCCATCCATTGTTTTCAGTTcatttgtttcaaaaccttttgaatttgttgttttcttaGAAGCCTGCTTGGCATGCTACCAGCAGTATGAGGgttttgatgaagatagACAGGTCATTTTAACTACTTTATACGACTTATACCTAAATTTGGCGCAAGATGATGTGCCCGAACGCGTAGATGACTGGCGTTCAAAAGCGGCTGGCGTACTGCGTGAGAGCAACAAGTTGGTGTATTCTGCCGTTCATAATACTACCGGGAAAAAGGTAGATAATTCAATAATGCTGTTGATCTCCCATATGGATCAAAGTAATGTTTCAGCAAAAGATAAAACCACAATTGACATAGCATCATTTGCCAATGATAACCCCGAAATGGATTTGCTAAGTACATTTAGGGCTATGACGTTAAACGAAGAACCAAGTACATGCCTCAAATTTCTAGAAAGATATGGGGCAGAAGAACCCAAGCTTTTACAAGTGGCACTGAGCTACtttgtttcaaataaactcatcttcaaagagaTGGGGGGTGATGAAGtgctgaaagaaaaagtgtTAAGGCCAATTATAGATGAGGAAAGGATGTCACTGCTCGATATAATCAAAGCACTTTCTCGTACAAATGTGGCCCACTTTGGGCTGATACAAGACATCATTATTGATCATGTTAAAACCGAAGATAtagaaattaaaagaaacgaaaaacTAATTGAATCTTACGATAAAGAGctgaaggagaaaaaacagaaattgaagaatacCATTAACTCTGACCAACCTATCCATGTACCCCTGAAGAATCAAACATGTTTCATGTGCAGTTTGCCGTTAGACGTTCCTGTGGTGTTTTTCAAGTGTGGCCACATATACCACCAACATTGTctaaatgaagaagaa
This region includes:
- the RPS10B gene encoding 40S ribosomal protein eS10 (Protein component of the small (40S) ribosomal subunit~similar to YMR230W); the encoded protein is MLMPKQERNKIHQYLFQEGVVVAKKDFNQAKHEEIDTKNLYVIKALQSLTSKGYVKTQFSWQYYYYTLTEEGVEYLREYLNLPEHIVPGTYIQERNPSQRPQRRY
- the PEP5 gene encoding tethering complex subunit PEP5 (Histone E3 ligase, component of CORVET membrane tethering complex~similar to YMR231W), encoding MSLSSWRQFQLFENIPIRDPNFGGDSLLYSDPTLCAAAIVDSQTLIIAVNSNIIKVVKLNQSQVIHEFQSFPHDFQITFLKVINGEFLVALAESIGKPSLIRVYKLEKLPNREQVYHSQVELKNGNNTYPISVVSISNDLSCIVVGFINGKIILIRGDISRDRGSQQRIIYEDPSKEPITALFLNNDATACFAATTSRILLFNTTGRNRGHPSLVLNPKNGLDLNCGAFNLATNEFICCLSNFIEFFNSSGKKHQFAFDLSLRKRIFCVDKDHILVVTEETGAPTTSISVNELSPTIINRIFIIDAKNKIISLNFVVSSAIIDIFSTSQNGKNITYLLTSEGVMHRITTKSLENQISIIIQKELYPFALQLAKQHSLPSLDVQEIHKKYGDYLFKKGLKKEATDQYIQCLDVVETSEIISKFGVKEVPDPESMRNLADYLWSLVKNSISQRDHITLLLIVLIKLKDVEGINSFIQHFDRNGIWNEDIVMDDMDDVSFFYTDNDFFDLDLILELMKESDFKRLSYRLAKKYSKDSLTIVDILLNLLHNPIKAIKYIKSLPIDETLRCLVTYSKKLLEESPNETNALLIEVFTGKFKPSTFEVELDRRDTTGDFSENIKTVFYSYKTFFNYMNSNVKSDAMSESSEASHEHEEPTYHPPKPSIVFSSFVSKPFEFVVFLEACLACYQQYEGFDEDRQVILTTLYDLYLNLAQDDVPERVDDWRSKAAGVLRESNKLVYSAVHNTTGKKVDNSIMLLISHMDQSNVSAKDKTTIDIASFANDNPEMDLLSTFRAMTLNEEPSTCLKFLERYGAEEPKLLQVALSYFVSNKLIFKEMGGDEVLKEKVLRPIIDEERMSLLDIIKALSRTNVAHFGLIQDIIIDHVKTEDIEIKRNEKLIESYDKELKEKKQKLKNTINSDQPIHVPLKNQTCFMCSLPLDVPVVFFKCGHIYHQHCLNEEEDALENERKLFKCPKCLVELETSNKLFEAQHEVVEKKDLLDFALNGEEGSKDRFKVITEFLGRGAISYSDITI